DNA sequence from the Corynebacterium yudongzhengii genome:
GCAGCGAGCGAAAAGCCTTGAGGCGGGCGCCCAGCGTCTTCGCGCGGGCGGCGGTGTTGAGGATCGTGTTGAGCCGGTCGGAGACGGTGATCGGGGCCGTCGAGGTGGATTCCACGCCGCCGGCGATGGCGATCTTCGCCTGGCCGAGGCGGATCTTGTTGGCGGTGTAGATGAAGGTCTCCAGGCTGGTGGCGCACGCCTGCTGGAGATCGACGGCGGGCGTGTGCGGGTCGAGCCCGGTGCCCAGTACTGATTCGCGGGTGAGGTTGTAGTTGCGGGGGTGTTTGAGTACCGCGCCGGCGGCGACTTCGTCGATCTTTTCTCCGGAGAGGCCGTGGCGGGCGATGAGCCCGTTGAGTGCGGCGGTGAGCAGGTCTTGGGCGGTGGTGTCGGCATAGGCGGTGCCCGCGCGGGCGAAGGGGGTGCGGTTGCCGCCGACGACGACGACGTTTCTTAAGGATGGGGTCATGGTAGAACTCACTTCCTCGGTCTGTGTGTGACCTAGACTACACGATACCCGGAGTTTCTGATACTCTCAGTTCCATGAAGACGATCCACTCCACCGACCGTCCCGTCGACGGACGCACCACCCGCTGGGACGAGCACCGCCGACAGCGCAAGAAGGAGCTGTCCCGGGCGGCGCTGCGGGCGATCCGCAAGAAGGGCGCCCACGTCGGCATGGGGGAGATCGCGGAGGAAGCCGGCACCTCGAAAACCGTCTACTACCGGCACTTCGGGGACCGCGCCGGACTGTGGTCGGCGCTGACCGACCGCACCGTGGACTTCATCATTCACCGCCTGAGCCTGGATGAGACGACGAACTTAGCGGGCGACGAGATCGTCGCCAAGCTCGCCGATGCCTACCTCACCCTCGTCGAGCGCGACCCGGAAATCTACGAGTTCGTCAGCGCCGGGCCCGGGCCCACCTCCGACACGGACATCACCGATCCCGTGGTGCACGTGACCTCGCGCATCGGCATCCAGCTGGCTGCCTACCTGCGCCGGATCGGCTACGACGACCGCGCCGAGGTCTTCGCCCAAGCCATCGTGGGCGCGATCTGGGCCGCCGCCGATCGCTGGGTGGCCAACGACCGCCGCCGATCCAAAGCTGAGGTCGTCGCCCAACTCCACGAACTTTTCCAACCCGGCCTCACACTGCCACCCACCTAGAACAGCCCAAGGAGTCTCGCCATGACCACCACCATTAACCCCACTCCCGCCGCACCCCGCGATCGCGCCGCCCTGGCCGCCGGCCTGCGTGCCGCCCTCGACGGAGAGTTCCACGAGTTCAAACAAGGTCTGCGCGAGCGCCTCGACGCCGAGACGATGGTTCGCCCCGTCGGCCAAGACATCGACACTGCCCGCGAATGGACCACCAACAGCCTGCGCCGGCTGACCGAGACGGGCTACAACACCGTCGGCATGCCAGAGGAGTTCGGTGGCACCGAGAGCTTCGCGCACTCGATCGCGGCCTTCGAGGTTCTCGGGACGGGGGATCTGTCGCTGACCATCAAATCCGGCGTCCAGTCCGGCCTGTTCGGCGGGGCGATTTTGAACCTGGGCAACGACGAGCAGCGCCGCCGCTGGCTGCCCGGGGTGATGAACCTCGATATCCTAGGCTGCTACGGCATGACCGAGCTCGGGCGCGGCTCCGACGTGCAAAGCCTCGAGACCACCATCACCTACCTGCCGGAGACCGAGGAATTCGAGGTCCACACGCCCACCGACGATGCCCGCAAGGCCTACATCGGCAACGCGGCGAAAGACGGGCACATGGCGGCGGTCTTCGGCAAGTTAATTGTCGACGGCACCGATCACGGCGTGCACTGCATCGTCGTACCCATCCGCGACGATGAGGGCAACGCCCTCGAGGGCATCGAGCTCGGCGACCATGGCCACAAGGGCGGGCTGCTCGGCGTCGACAACGGCACCATCGCCTTCCACCACGTGCGCGTACCGCGCGAAAACCTGCTGGATCGCTACGGCCACGTCAGCGCGGACGGCACGTACTCCTCGCCGATCGAGCGCCGCGGCAAGCGCTTCTCGACGATGCTGTCCACCCTCGTCCGCGGGCGCATCTC
Encoded proteins:
- a CDS encoding TetR/AcrR family transcriptional regulator, which codes for MKTIHSTDRPVDGRTTRWDEHRRQRKKELSRAALRAIRKKGAHVGMGEIAEEAGTSKTVYYRHFGDRAGLWSALTDRTVDFIIHRLSLDETTNLAGDEIVAKLADAYLTLVERDPEIYEFVSAGPGPTSDTDITDPVVHVTSRIGIQLAAYLRRIGYDDRAEVFAQAIVGAIWAAADRWVANDRRRSKAEVVAQLHELFQPGLTLPPT